GTCGCGGCTAGCGACGACGGGCTGGCCGTCGATCTGGCGTTTTTCGCAGGGCCCGTCGGGTGCGAGGGGAGCATCACTGGCATGCAGCTCGAGAACTTGTCCGTCGGGCACGTTTTTCGCGCGGCACTGAGGAACATGGCCCGCAACTATGCACGCTGCGCCGACCAACTCGATCCGGGACGTTCTTGGCGCCGGCTCGCATTCTCGGGTGGTTTGGCCCATCGGCTTGAGCTGTTGCGCTCGTTCGTGCTGACCGACTTGCCAGGGCCGCACCGGGTGTGCGCCGAGGCCGAGGACACGCTGCTGGGCCTATTGGCGTTAGCGCTCGTTCACGCCGGGCAGGCCGATTCGGCCCTGGCTGCCTCGACGGCACTTCAGCGCGAGGCTGCCGCCGCGCAATCGCATCAATTTGACGAGGAGACACCCTGATGACGAGTTCTTTGTTCGATCTCTCTGGCCGGGTGGCGGTGGTTTCCGGCGCGGCACGCGGTATGGGACGTGCCATGGCACTCGCGCTGGCCGAGCACGGCGCAGACTTGTTGCTGGTGGATCGCAACGCCGAGGGCGCCGCGCAAACGGCACGCACGGCCGAACAACTTGGACGCCGCGCCGTGGCTGCGGCCTGCGACGTGTCGAACCCCGAAGAGATCCGCGCATTGTTTGTCCGCCTGGATCGAGACTTCGGTCGCGTCGATTTTTTGGGCAATGTGGCGGGCGAGGGAGTGCTCGTTCCGCCGGAAGAGCTTTCGGTCGAGCAACTGCGGCAGGTTTTCGAGAATCTGGTCGTAGGTCGGTTCACCATGTGCCAGGAAGCAGGTCGCAGAATGCTGCGCGCCGGCCGCGGCAGCATCGTAAATATCGGCTCTCTGGCCAGCACCACGGCCCTCGGCCGTGGGCACACAGCCTATAGCATGGCAATGGGTGCCGTCGCGCAGATGACCCGCGAATTGAGCACTGAATGGGCCGGCTCAGGTGTTCGGGTCAACGCGATCCTGCCGGCCCAGGTCGTGAATCCCAGCCTCGAGCACCGTATCGCTGCCAATCCCGACATGAAAGACGTATGGTTGCGAGGGATTCCGGCGGGCAGGCTCGGCCAACCCGATGATATTCGCGGATTGGCCGTGCTCTTGGCCTCGGATGCGTCGAGTTGGATCACCGGCGCGCTGATCCCCATGGACGGCGGAAACCTGGCGCTCAACGGGGGAGGCTCGCTTCGTCCCAGGCCGCAATGAATAATGGAAAGTTCTGATTGAAAATACCGCGGACTGCAACTTCCACCGCGGCTAGCAGCAATGGTATCTCGCATGAATCCCACCGGGTCCGGCATGGCAACGCAAACCACCGAACTGAATTTGATTCTGTCGCTCTACCGCACGATGCGGCTCATTCGCCAATGCGAAGAGCACCTGGCCCGCTGCCACCAGCGTGGACTGGTGCAAGGCGCTTGTCACACCTATGTAGGTGAAGAGGCCATCGCCACCGGTGTATGCGCCAATCTGAATACTGACGACGTTTTGTTCAGCACGCATCGCGGTCACGGGCATGCCTTGGCCAAGGGACTGCCCCCCGAGCAATTGATCGCCGAGCTGTTCGGCCGTGCCACTGGTTGTTCGCGTGGCCGTGGCGGCAGCATGCATTTGTTTACGCCCGAAATCGGGATGATGGGCACCAGCGGCATTGTCGGCCCCTGCATATTGCAAGCAGTCGGTGCCGGTTACAGCTTCATGCTCTCCAAGTCCGATCGAGTGGCCGTGGCATTCTTTGGCGATGGTGCCGTCAACAACGGTGCCTTCCACGAGGGGCTGAACCTGGCCGCGATCTGGAATCTGCCAGTGCTGTTCATCTGCGAGAACAACCAGTTCGCCACCGAGGTACCGTTCAAGTACGCCAGCGGCATTCCCGATGTCGGTCGCAGGGCAGCGAACTACGGCATCCCCGGCTTTGAAGTGGACGGCAACGACGTGCTGGCCGTACACGATGCGGCCCGCGATGCAGTGGCCCGTGCGCGACGCGGCGAAGGCGCCACCTTGATCGAATGCAAGACGTATCGCACTCGACCCCACGCCGAAGGTATGGGAGATTTTACGTATCGTACTCGTGAACAAGTTGAAGAATGGCGCGCCAAATGCCCGATTGGCCGACTGCGGGACGAGGCGATCGCCAGGAGCAGCGAGTGGGGGCTGACAGCCGACGAATGTGATCGGTTGACCGAGGAATTCGACGCCGTCGACGCGCAGGTGTCTCAGCAGATCGACACGGCTTCGCGCGCCGCTGAAGCCGCTCCGTGGCCCGACGCCTCGACAGCCACGGATCACGTTTACTGCCAACCTTCTTCAACACCACCCACTGCGCCCCCACCGCCCGGAGACCGTCAAACGACGTTTGTGCAGAGCACTCTCGAAGCACTCGATCACGAGATGGCGCGCAACCCAGGCATATTTGTCCTGGGCGAAGGAATCGGCGAACGTGGCGGCAACTTCCGCACGACCGCCGGCCTATTTCAAAAGTACGGGCCCGAACGATTACGCGACACACCGATTAGCGAACGCGGCTTTGTTGGTCTGGGCTGTGGTGCGGCCATGACCGGCACCCGGCCAGTGATCGACTTTATGTTCGTCGACTTTATTAACGACGCCTACGGCGAAATCGTCAATCAAATCGCCAAGATGCAATACATGAGCAGCGGACGGCTGAGAATGCCGATCTTGTTGCGCGGTTGCATCGGGGTGGGCCACTCGGCAGCCACACACCACTCGAGTAATTTCACCAGCGTTTATAGCCACATCCCCGGCCTGCGCGTCGTCATACCGGCCACTCCCTACGATGCCAAGGGATTGTTTCTGCACGCATTGCGTTCGAACGATCCGGTGCTGTTCCTCGAGCATCGCGAACTAATGGCGATCAAAGGGGCCGTGCCCGAGGAGGCTTACGAGATTCCATTTGGACAGGCGTCGATCGCACGCGTCGGTACCGAGGCCACGGTCGTGGCGATGGGGCTGATGTTGCATCGCGTGTTGGCCGTGGCGGCCGAATTGGCGGGAGACGGAACGTCGATCGAGGTGATCGACCCGCGTACAGCCTCGCCACTCGACGTGCCGACAATTTTGAGTTCGGTTGCCAAGACCGGCCGGCTGTTGATCGTCGATGAAGCCTACGGTCCGTGCAGTATGGCCGCCGAAATCGCCGCACAAGTGGCCGACGCCGGATTCGACGATCTCGACGCCCCCATTAAGCGACTGAACGGTGCTTTCACCCCCACGCCCTACAGTCCGCCACTAGAGAAGGTCGTAGTGCCGCAGCTGGAAGACATCCGGGCCGCAATCCAGGATCTGTTGGCTGAGTGAACGGGAAGCGGTTTACGGAAGTTGCGCAATCACGGAAAGCAACAATGAGGTCGAGTAGCGAAATCTGCCTGTCTACTTCATTCGTGCCATTCGTGTGATTCGTGGCAAAAAAATGCAGAGGAGAAGGAACCATGGATTGCACGAATAAGAAAATGGTTGCTTGCGTGGTTCGCGTAGTGGTGCTGGTTATGGTGACGAATCGCTCGTAGTCTTGCCTCTTTGACTTGTAAGGTCTTGTATGTCCGCGGAAATCACGATCCCTCGTCTGGGCTGGTCGATGGAAGAGGGGGTCTTCGTTCGTTGGTTGAAACTCGCAGGAGAATGGGTTGGTCGTGGTGATCAACTTTTCCTGTTGGAAAGTTAGAAAGCCACTCAGGAAATCGAATCCATCGACGAGGGCTTTTTACGCATTCCGGCCAACGCGCCACAGCCCGGCGAATCGGTGAAGGTCGGACAAGTGATCGCTTTCTTGATGGCGGCCGGAGAAGATGCCTCGACCGAAGGCGATTCGCCAGCCGCAGAATCGGCGCCCGCTACCGCAGCGGTGGCCGGCCCTGCGGCGCGCCGACTCGCAAGACAATTCAACGTGCCGCTCGACGATATTGCCGGTAGCGGCCGTAGCGGCCAGATCACAGCTGCCGACGTCCATGCCGAGGCCGTGCGCCGCCAGCCGGGCAATGGCGCCGCATCTCCTACAACCGCCGCGTCACACGAACGTGCCGCCGAATCGGTCGGTGTGCGCCTGGGGCGACCGGCGGACGACGACGGACAACCCGTCATCAATGCATTGGTCATCACACCACGAGCTCTGCGCGTGGCGGCCGAACGTGGCGTCGACCCTGCTAGTGTGACCGGCAGTGGCCGCGGCGGACGAATCCGCGAGCGCGACATTCTGGCGGCCTCTTGGAGCTCCCAATCTGCGACTTCGTCCACCGGGCCTGAGGCATCTCGGGCTGGTATCACGCGGCAGCAGCAAGCCGTGGCCGGTAGCACGCCCAGGTCAGGCAACGTCCGTCGTACAATCGCGCGGCGGATGGTTGCCAGCCACCAAACGACCGCACCGGTGACACTGACCAGTCGTGTCGATGCGACGAACCTGGTCAGCTTGCGCAAACAATTCCAAGCCGCGGCGGCAAACGACCAGGACGTTGTCCCATCAGTCAGCGACCTGGTCGTCAAGCTCGTGGCCATTGCGCTGGATCGTCATCCGCATTTAAACGCCCGCTGGGAAGATGAGCAGATCGTGGAATTAGCCGAGATTCGCATTGGTGTCGCCGTCGATGCCGAGGCGGGCTTGCTCGTGCCGGTGCTACCCGACGTGCGCGTAATGGGCGTGCGCGAGATTGCCGCAGCGACGCGCGAGCTCATTGCCAAGGCCCGCGCCGGAAAGCTTTCCACCGCTGACCTGCAAGGTGGCACCTTCACGGTCACCAACTTGGGCATGTATGGCATCGACGCCTTCACGCCGATCATCAACCCTCCGGAAGCCGCCATCCTGGGTCTGGGGGCGATCCGCCGCGAGCCGGTCTTTGCCGAAGGAGATCGGGTTGTGCCGCGTGAAATGATGACGCTCAGCCTGACATTTGATCACCGCATCGTCGACGGCGCGCCGGCCGCCCGGTTTCTCCAGACCCTGCGGACTGGACTCGAAAACCCGGCCGCCTGGCTGACTGCATAACCTGTAGCCGTTTCCATTCTCGGTGTTCACGGCCACACGTCGTATTTGCCGACGGATCACAGTAGAGCGATGGTGCGGCGGGCTGACAATTTCGTTAGACACCCGTCACGCGAATGATCGCCCAAATTCGGCCGATGTAGAATAGAAGGAACGAGCTCCCATGCGATGGGTCGTTCGTCCTCATTGGCGGAGTGTTCTGAAATGCGAAGATTTTCAGTTTGCGTATGTCTGACGATTGCTGGGTTGTTGATCGGACCCGTCGCGGTCCGTGGTGCCGGCGATGCTTCGGCGATCCGTCGTGCGACGCACACCACCGACTCGCGCTACGTGTCGAACTATCGACCGGATGAAATGAGGACATCTTCTCGTCAGCGCGCCAGCCGCGTTCATTACGCGCGGCCAACAGCAACGTATGGCTGCCGCGGACGGAAGTAGCGCATGCGTCGAATAGCGTTGACGCGTGTCGTTTGCGCATGATGCCGAGAAGAATACGCCGCCGTCATTCCCAGCTATTAGAGTAGTTGGGGCAACATGATGACGAACAAAAAATGCGGCCGACATGCCGAACGAAAGGCACGTCGACCGCATTATCTAGTTTGACGATTCGGCAGACTTTAGGCGTGCCGGTGCCGCTCAGGCACATCGCGCACTACGTTCCAGACCAAGCCCATCTTTTCCAGGGCCACGATCATCCAGAAGGTCATGTCGAATTCCCACCAGCGATGGCCGTGACGGGCCATGCGTTGATAGGCGTGGTGGTTGTTGTGCCATCCCTCTCCATAGGCCAGCAGCCCGACCCACCATAGATTGCGGCTGTCGTCCGTGGTCTCGTAGTTGCGATAGCCCCACATGTGAGTGGCCGAGTTCACAAACCAGGTGACGTGCAATACGTAGATCAACCGCAGGAACATGCCGTACGCCACAAAGGAGCAGGCCGTGTACAGGTCCCAACCGAAGTAGCCGATCGCGAACAAGATCAAGCCAAAGACAACGTGCCAGAGGACAAACGTGTTTTCCAGAAAACGCATCACCGGATCCTTGGCCAGGTCGGGCGCGTAGCGCTGCAGGGTCAGCTTCTGATATTCACCACCACGGTTGGGGGCTAGCCAAACCATGTGGCTCCACCAGAAACCTTCGCGCGGCGAATGCGGATCTCCCTCGTGGTCGCTGAACTCATGATGCTTGCGATGTACGGCCACCCATGTAGTAGCCGGACCCTCGCCCGCCATGCCACCAATGAACGCCAGTGCGTGGCGCATCCAGCCATAGGTGGCAAAGCTGCCGTGCGTCAGGTAGCGATGAAATCCCATCGTGATACCGAAGGCGCCTGTGAACCAACCAAGAAAGAGCATCAAGGCGACGCCCTTCCAAGTGAAACAAAACAGCGCCGAGAGCGCACCGACATGCAGAGCGGCGATCCATATGATCACGGGCCAATCAATACCCCGCTTCCAGCGGTTCGCCGGCAAATCGCTGGCGGCCGCTTCTTGCGCTGCCGTGAACTTGCGTTCGCGCCGCGGCATCAGGCGGGACTTATCCTTCTTGTTCTTTTCCTTGCGCTGCTGCTTGAGCATTTCAACCGGTGTCACAGTCGTTGTTCTCCAGATGATACTGCGGCCGTACAACCAGTGGCTGTCCCAGCCCCTCGGTAGTTACTTCGACGAATTCTACGGATCACAGCTGCTACCAGTGTCATGCGCTGGTCGAC
This DNA window, taken from Pirellulales bacterium, encodes the following:
- a CDS encoding dehydrogenase E1 component subunit alpha/beta, with the translated sequence MATQTTELNLILSLYRTMRLIRQCEEHLARCHQRGLVQGACHTYVGEEAIATGVCANLNTDDVLFSTHRGHGHALAKGLPPEQLIAELFGRATGCSRGRGGSMHLFTPEIGMMGTSGIVGPCILQAVGAGYSFMLSKSDRVAVAFFGDGAVNNGAFHEGLNLAAIWNLPVLFICENNQFATEVPFKYASGIPDVGRRAANYGIPGFEVDGNDVLAVHDAARDAVARARRGEGATLIECKTYRTRPHAEGMGDFTYRTREQVEEWRAKCPIGRLRDEAIARSSEWGLTADECDRLTEEFDAVDAQVSQQIDTASRAAEAAPWPDASTATDHVYCQPSSTPPTAPPPPGDRQTTFVQSTLEALDHEMARNPGIFVLGEGIGERGGNFRTTAGLFQKYGPERLRDTPISERGFVGLGCGAAMTGTRPVIDFMFVDFINDAYGEIVNQIAKMQYMSSGRLRMPILLRGCIGVGHSAATHHSSNFTSVYSHIPGLRVVIPATPYDAKGLFLHALRSNDPVLFLEHRELMAIKGAVPEEAYEIPFGQASIARVGTEATVVAMGLMLHRVLAVAAELAGDGTSIEVIDPRTASPLDVPTILSSVAKTGRLLIVDEAYGPCSMAAEIAAQVADAGFDDLDAPIKRLNGAFTPTPYSPPLEKVVVPQLEDIRAAIQDLLAE
- a CDS encoding 2-oxo acid dehydrogenase subunit E2, with amino-acid sequence MIAFLMAAGEDASTEGDSPAAESAPATAAVAGPAARRLARQFNVPLDDIAGSGRSGQITAADVHAEAVRRQPGNGAASPTTAASHERAAESVGVRLGRPADDDGQPVINALVITPRALRVAAERGVDPASVTGSGRGGRIRERDILAASWSSQSATSSTGPEASRAGITRQQQAVAGSTPRSGNVRRTIARRMVASHQTTAPVTLTSRVDATNLVSLRKQFQAAAANDQDVVPSVSDLVVKLVAIALDRHPHLNARWEDEQIVELAEIRIGVAVDAEAGLLVPVLPDVRVMGVREIAAATRELIAKARAGKLSTADLQGGTFTVTNLGMYGIDAFTPIINPPEAAILGLGAIRREPVFAEGDRVVPREMMTLSLTFDHRIVDGAPAARFLQTLRTGLENPAAWLTA
- a CDS encoding SDR family oxidoreductase; this translates as MTSSLFDLSGRVAVVSGAARGMGRAMALALAEHGADLLLVDRNAEGAAQTARTAEQLGRRAVAAACDVSNPEEIRALFVRLDRDFGRVDFLGNVAGEGVLVPPEELSVEQLRQVFENLVVGRFTMCQEAGRRMLRAGRGSIVNIGSLASTTALGRGHTAYSMAMGAVAQMTRELSTEWAGSGVRVNAILPAQVVNPSLEHRIAANPDMKDVWLRGIPAGRLGQPDDIRGLAVLLASDASSWITGALIPMDGGNLALNGGGSLRPRPQ
- a CDS encoding fatty acid desaturase, which encodes MTPVEMLKQQRKEKNKKDKSRLMPRRERKFTAAQEAAASDLPANRWKRGIDWPVIIWIAALHVGALSALFCFTWKGVALMLFLGWFTGAFGITMGFHRYLTHGSFATYGWMRHALAFIGGMAGEGPATTWVAVHRKHHEFSDHEGDPHSPREGFWWSHMVWLAPNRGGEYQKLTLQRYAPDLAKDPVMRFLENTFVLWHVVFGLILFAIGYFGWDLYTACSFVAYGMFLRLIYVLHVTWFVNSATHMWGYRNYETTDDSRNLWWVGLLAYGEGWHNNHHAYQRMARHGHRWWEFDMTFWMIVALEKMGLVWNVVRDVPERHRHA